The segment atttaattatatagttgtagCTTTTGTTTAGCTGGGAATGTTTTGTGGTTTAAGGTTCTAGTTCTTTGAGATTAATAAGCTTTTTGAGGCTCTCTTAGTTGGATAGTACATGGTATTTGCTTTTTGTTATTTGGGCATAGGTATAAAGGTGTTTATGTATTTGTGGCTGCATAcgtttggcttaaaaaaaaaaatacgtatatatatttatatttatatgtatatttatacaactatataattaaatatttatatatacatatttttatttatatatttataaaactatataattaaataattaaatatttatataaatatatttatatttatacaactatatatataaatacttatataaatatatttatataaatatataaatatttaattatatagttgtataaataggctaaatataaatatatttatataaatgtatttatataaatatttaattatatagttgtataaataggctaaatataaatatatttatataaatatttaattatatagttgtataaataggctaaatatacaaatatatttatatttatatattaaattagatgatatgtctaatttgattgatcatgattatattcacattagtgttttttttttctttttttgtctgatGAACCCTGCTCTATGTTATTTCATCAATAGTAGTGTAATAGGGTATggcattaatttaaaattacttgaATGATGTTGTTACATAATTGCACTCATTCATTTGCACATCCTCATGacttttgttgtttggtttgatatttttatttatatttttgttagagctgagtttcaattttgtaaaGAGGGTGAGTTTTGtcttcagtttttttatttgtttgagtatgaaattataatgattgagtgtgtttgtatgtgatgtggggtgagtatatgcaattGTTACACTTTTAGAAGTTGCGATTGTTGTACTTTGAGTAGATagaaaaggttttgtaattgatgttaaatCAAAGAGATCAAATATGTCACTAACATAAATTTACTTGGCTCTCTAATAGGTTCACAATTTTTGAAGAATATTGACATAAATGTATACTTCGGTGGACCCCTTTACAATCCTGAAGGGATTGACGGATTTCCATTTAGAGGGGAGGGTATTGAATGCTACTACATGATGTTACGTCGTAAGTTGAAGACGTTGActgatttgaagaggaaaataatggACGAATTGAAATTGAACCCTGCTTGGTATGACATCAAGATTATTTATTGTTACCCACAAGAAGTTCTTCATGAACGGATAAATTACGGGTATATGGCGATTAAAGAAGATAAACATGTAAAGATGATGTTTAATAGGATCCAGAAAATGTCCCAAGTAAATGCTGCTGAGTTGTATGTAAGTTTGGAGGCGAGTGTAGACAACAGTACTGAGGTGGTGCAAGAAACATCTACGGCTTTACAATTTACAACCCTAGATAATGGATGCACTACAATGGGAGGGTATGCAATGGGAGGTTATACGCTCCCATCTCAAGATTATGTTGCAAATACTGGTGAAACCCTCTACTCTCAAGAGACACATTTAGAggaggaagacgaagacgaagacgaagacgaagatcaTGCTGCGAATGATAACATAAATAATGATGATATGGATTAGTACGAAGAGAGGATTGAGCAAGGTGACTTTGAGAACGATGTGGATGAGCATGAAGTCGTTCCtaattttgaagaggaaaatatggagtaccatgatgaaggtgatgcagatgatgatgatattggtGTCCAGCATGATACAGATACGACCGTTGGCTACAGAGCTCCTGCGGACTCATTCTACGCAAATACTTGGGAAGATATGGTTGATCCTTCACTTCTTCAGATAccatttctttgtacttggcaagatgggatgcatttttgtaaagggttgacttttgcaaataaagCTGCGGTGAAGCGTGCATTGATAATATACGCAGCAAAGGATAATAGAAATTTCTCCATCCAAAGGTCGAGCACAACTCAATTGTGCGCCGCATGCGTTGACGACAACTGCAAGTGGTACGTTGGGGCATACATGAAGTCTAAATTGAATGGTCTGTGGATGGTCACGTCTTATGTGGGTCCACACAGTTGTATACCCTTTGGGCTGCGAAGAGACGGTAGAATGAtggattctaattttgttgcatCAGAAATTATGGGAAGATTGCGAAAAAAGCACACTGCTACTATTGATGAGCTTTGGGAGATCATACGTACTAAGTATGATCATgagctttcttactataaagTATGGGACGCAAAACAGAAGGCAATTGCTAAGATTTTTGGGGATTGGGAGGAGTCTTACCAAAGGTTGTGAAAGTTGTTGTTGGCATACTTGGATCAGGATTTGGGTACCCAGTATAGCTATCACACCATAGCTAAGCCATTAGAAGGTACTACGTTACTGCGCTATGTATATTGGGCATTCGCTCCATGCATTGCTGCATTCCAGTATTGCAAGCCAGTGATCAGTATTGATGGAACTCATTTATATGGTAAATACAAAGGGGTATTGATGATTGCAATGGCAACGGATGCTAATCAAAAGGTTTTGCCTATCGCCTTTGCTGTTGTGGATAAGGAGTCAGGGGCTAGTTGGGGATGGTTTTTAGAGTGTCTCAGGACTTCGATAGAGCGTGTTATTGAAAACAAGGACATTTGCATTATTTCTGACCGACATAAAGGTATCAAATGCGCCATTCGAGAGTGGCCTAGAGGGCAAGACGGAAGAGAACGGGTATATCATcgatattgccttcgacatgttgctagcaacttcaacacacACTTTGATAACCCGACTCTAAAGGCATTGGCCTTGAAAGCTGGATATGCGACTCATGATGCTAAATTTGTGTCCATAATGCAAACCATTAAAGAGGCCGAGATTAATTTACTGAGGGGTGTAGACTCTACTGATCGCCGGATTATACGTTATATGCCATACACATATCTAATGAGTGAGGATGTAGACAAATGGACCCAGTCACATGATGGTGGAAGACGTTacggggcaatgacaaccaatatcTCTGAGTGCTTTAATGGGGTTCTTAAAGGTGCCCGCGGTTTGCCCATTGCTGCAATGGTTGAGTtcactttttttaaacttgttgcATATTTCCACGATCGACATAAACAAATTACTTCTGATCTCTCTCGAGGTAAGGTGTGGAGTGATTATGCAATGGAGATCTATAACAAAAATGAGCAGAAAATTGCAGGACACACTCTGAGGAATTATAATCATGCAGAGGGTATATATCAAGTGGTTACCCCGTATAACGACCATAGAGCTGGAGGGGGAAATCACAGTCATGATGTGCGCATATTTGATAGAACATGTGGTTGTGGAAAGTGGCAAAACTTGaagatcccttgttcacatgcaattaaagttCTTAAAGGTCTGCATCTCGATGCGCCCAGCTATATTGACCCATGTTACAGTCTGAACAACGCCATTCTCACATATTCACATAattttgtggtgccaaagtcAGAGTCATTATGGACAGACGTTCGCGGACCACGGTGGGTGCCTGACCCACAATTGTTGCGGGCCAAAGGTCGTCCTACGATGTCAAgaataaggaatgaaatggatggGGTACGGCGAGAACGGGGAAGCCGGAGGGAAGATCCGGAGTTGAGGAAGATTCAACCGAGGCAACGATGTAGAGTGTGTCATCAAGAGGGGCATAACCGTAGATGCTGTCCCAATTCCCATGGGGCTTCGACAAGTGGTAGTGCTATGAACTAGGCAAGTGCCGTcactgtttttatataatatactcagaatgtcatttggtttttgttctttgcaTTTGGAAACTAATAACCGTATTTAATGTTTGTCAGGCAAGCGGAGACTTGATTTTCGTAAGTGACATTGTACGTGGGACTTGTCGTGATCTTCTGTATGGACAAGCTAGGTGATTATGTAGAGTATGTTGTATCAGTATGGACAAGTGTTAGGTGAATATGTATAATATGTTATATCAGTATGGAGCTTCCGCTAGGCGAATATCACCACTATGTTGTATTAACttagttgttattttgtttattgttgtaAATTACGGATAATTGAACTATTTGCTATCCATTTTACTCGTTACATTAGTTGCGTGATGCAGCTTTTTCCTATAATACGAACAATGATATTACTTTGGCAAGTTGCCCTTCTAGTATTGAACTGCCATTGTGTGCTAAGACTTTTTAtccaacaataattttattgaatagttACTGTTTTAATCTGGTTGTAGAACTTTAATGTATGCTCCGTTCGCGTATCATAGCGTATGTAGTTGTTTGATGTGTTCTGGACCCTGGAAAATTtgatttatggaaatcgagtataAAATACTAGAGTTCCACTGGGATATTTAGcctcctttttaattttgcccCAATTTGGTGACCTGCggccaaacacacaaaaaaaaaaaatatgccagtggaactcgagtatcttatactcgatttccataaatagaaatcgagtcttagagactcgatttctatttaTGGAAACCGAGTATAAAATACTCGAGTTCTACTGGGAACCTTTTAATTTTGCCCCAATTTGGTGACCTGCggcacagaaaaaaaaaaaaatatcccagtagaactcgagtatcttatactcgatttccatttaTGGAAACCGAGTATAAAATACTCGAGTTCTACTGGGAATCCTTTTAATTTTGCCCCAATTTTGGTGACCTGCggccaaacacacaaaaaaaaaaaaaattcccagtggaactcgagtatctTATACTCGGTTTCCataaatggaaatcgagtcttagagactcgatttccatttatGGAAACCGAGTATAAGATACTCGATTTCTATAAGTAGAAACCGAGTCTCATTTCCATTTATGGTAACCCCATTTCTActgcgatttttttttttttcaattttttgttattaccCCATTTGAGAACTAATTTCAGGTAATTTTTTACTAAACCGCCAACATCGAAGAGTAAACCTtgtaaatccaaaaatataactgaaatgaacaaaataaaattatacaatctagtttatttgttttcaacTGCCAACATCTAAGTAACCCAACCctgtaaatccaaaaaaaaagaaaaagaaaagaaaatcaacatcTCATGTCTTCAGAATCCAACAATacacaaaaagcacacattcaGTATAATTTCATATCACATTGTAATGCACAAACTATAAGCACCTACAATTGAGTGGACTATTAAAAGTTCaaacttgtttttttaattttattttgaatataattgaaGTTCTAACTCTAATTAGCTCATTTACAACCACTACATGGTAGGATTGATCCTTGAGTGCTATGTCTCATGCTACAGCTACACATGCCCAGAAAACTAAGCCACATGTGCTTGTCCACTAAGCACAGATTTTTAATTATCATTCTGGTCGTCTAATCAATAGATTGATAACAGATTGACAGTGTTAATCTCTCTACCCGGGACCCACAGGAGTCCCTCCAAACCAACTGTGGTGATGATGTTCCTCACTCGGTCGTCCACCATTGGAGGTTGCTTGGAGAACTCTGAACTACGACTACGGCAGGTAATGGACCCTGGATCCTGCACATAACATCTCGTTATGGATTAATATAGTATATGCAAATACGTGTACATTGTATGGATTAAATGCATGTGCACAAGTAAATATTTAGTTGAGTGTTTTACCCGCCCATTCCAAATAGCTTCGGACCGATGCGTCGCCTGCTGTGACAACACCGAGTCGTCAATGGGTCCAGGCTGTGTATAGTCAATGCGTCTAGCATTTGCAGCAGCCAtactgaagaagaatgataagcagttagtttcaaaattgaacacacaatatgcttaaatatatAGGTATGAGTTAGAGCAACTAAAGCCAATTTGTACAATGAGAATTcaataaaagatgaaagagTAAACCAAAAGAGACCAATATGAACACAAAGCTTTttagacttaggattttatttttaaggttaCAGTTTTGAACACAcgcagttttttttatttatttttattttttagaagaagatcACACACAGAATAATGCTTAGTTACAAATACCACAATACAAAGCTTTGGCAGAATGCAGCCTCATTCCACACACCTAATCTGTCTTTTATATCAGCAACCCATAATTTTATTTCtcattatatttttggaaatggaGAGGAGGAATTTCAACTCAATTAAGCTATAAATCTCTTGGCATCTGTCTAGATAAATTTTACTCCTGAGAAATCAATGTCTACTAGTCCTTCTAGAAGTTCACTAAAAATGTTGTAATCTCCAAGTTTTCTGGAATATCAACTTACATTTAGGGTAAATGTAATTGTATTCAACTCAGGTAATGCTCATTaggtttttcaattaaattcagcCCCTCGTTGCATTACCCAATAAAACACAAATAGTGTACAATTAAATTCTATTTCTCCagcaattttgttttcatcagATAAGTCAGTATGTACACCATCAGATCCATTTTAAGAGCGTGTTTGGACTTCGAATCAGCCTAAGACTTCAAAGACTTCAATACCATTGAATTCATTttccacaacaacaacaaataaaaataaatactattGAATTGAAGATAAAACAAACATATCCTaattaggtaaaaaaaaaaaaaacccataaaagaaaaatacgaGATcagcaacaaaaataaataaataaataaatctatttttaagaaaaataaaaatgggtggAGGGGGGGAGGGGAGGGAGGCTCAGATTCGCCTTTTCTCAgacaagagagaaaaaagaaggcACACCGCCATGGCAGGTGACCCTTTTGTGTTCTATGATTGGACTGTCTCTTACCTCACTGCCTCCCCACTGGGTGTTAACCAAAAGGTTCTTATTTTTCACTTCAATTCTCTGCAATTCTCCAACTTTTGTCACCCTCATCCTTTGGATGAAAATGGGCACTGCTTATTTTTAGTGataattcaagttttaaacttttGGGTATTGCTCATGTGATTTGTTTATTGGATATTAGTTgcttaatgtgtagtaaatatatgattttaGCTATTTTTAACTTAAACAGGTCCCCCCATGTGTGAATCTCGTAAGTTGATGGaaattacttaattaatatACCAGGTTGATTTACTAATAGTGTgacatattttaatataaagagAAGTTTCCTGTTCTAGGAAGAAGTGAATTTCATAATTCTATTGTTTTTAGCAACTATTCAGTTTTAGAATTTCTCTCATTATTAATTCAGTTATGCTGGAAGTTGCCAAAAGGCTTGTAACTTAGTGGCATTGACTGGTCTCCTTGATAAGGAGAACAAGGTTTCAAATTTCCTCCCCGACTTGCTGTAAcaattgattatcaaaaaagttATGCCTAAAGttagaaaatatatttacatGACCCAGtttacttttaatatatatatatatatatatataatattaataacttAACTATGCCCAAGTCTTTAAATCTGCATTGTTGATATACAATCTTGATTGACAAATAGCTCTATATGTGAcaatttctttgtttggattaaATTGCAAGGCAAGGCAACATGTCCACTCTCAGCACCTTGATGcacctttgtgtgtgtgtgtacacatTATATGCCCATATCATACAAGCACAGTGCTGTTACTTTCATTTCACATGGCTAAACTGAGCTGACATAGTTTTCTCGACTTGTCTCTAGTTGGGTTGGCCTCTTATCTTCTTAGGTGTAATTTTCATGTCTTGCCATTTCTTAGGATTCTCATTTCATCCATAGTAAACATGTCAATGCAAAACTAAATCTTGAAGCATGTCTAGTCTTATATTGTGTTgatctaatcccaaaattttgctCATAATTTATTTCATAAACAAGCTGTTGTCCTTCTTATTAAAGTTCATCTTAACAAATCCTATTTTGTCAAACAGCTTTTTGTGGTGATATCTCACAAACAGTAAGTCCTTTTCACTACCAAAGTATAATAAGTCCTTATAGCATATCTAATATGAAACAAGACTGCTTCTCAATATTGCAATTGTTAATTATTGATACATGTGCCCAAATTGTCTTAAAAAACTTTCCTTTGTCTTGTTCTGTATCTTATATTTTCTCTAGAATGCATGgacttcctttttgtttttcagtCTTGTATTTCTATTGTTTCTTGTCAACAATCTAACTGTATCAACATAAGTTTTTGAACCATGTCATTGTTTGACTACCAAAGATATTGTGCCTTCAagcattattatttttaattcctttttgTAGAATTTTCCCTTGCAATTTGATTGGCATATTTTTAATCACTCAGCACATTAGACGGTACTTCATTTGTGCCGGTATAATCCAATGAGTTAATAAATCCTTTGATACCAAAAGGCTGCTTTTTGCTGCTGTTATGTAGTCtgttttattttagaaattactTTTCTTTCACATGTATGTGTTTTTGTTCATACTACTGATCATCACATTTATCTATCTTGCTAAAAATATAACTTCATAATCAGATTGGAAACATATAGGTTATATCATTGGCCACCTCACATTTTTCAATAATGCCAGTTTGTTTGTGATTAAGACAAAATAATGTTATAGTGGGGAGGCATCCATGGGGTGCCCTGCAGCCATGTAAGATTTGTTTCTACCATTccaccttaaaattttcaatggCTTCTCATTGCGACAGCAATAATTACCATTATTCCATACCACACTCTTACTTTGAACTGCTGTGACCTCACTTTAGTTAGGGGGAGAAGATGTCTCATTAGTGCCCAATGTGCATACAGGCTTAATTGTGTTGTGTGGCATGTGATGCATTTAACAATGCAT is part of the Quercus robur chromosome 9, dhQueRobu3.1, whole genome shotgun sequence genome and harbors:
- the LOC126700806 gene encoding uncharacterized protein LOC126700806 — protein: MDSNFVASEIMGRLRKKHTATIDELWEIIRTKYDHELSYYKDLGTQYSYHTIAKPLEGTTLLRYVYWAFAPCIAAFQYCKPVISIDGTHLYGKYKGVLMIAMATDANQKVLPIAFAVVDKESGASWGWFLECLRTSIERVIENKDICIISDRHKGIKCAIREWPRGQDGRERVYHRYCLRHVASNFNTHFDNPTLKALALKAGYATHDAKFVSIMQTIKEAEINLLRGVDSTDRRIIRYMPYTYLMSEDVDKWTQSHDGGRRYGAMTTNISECFNGVLKGARGLPIAAMVEFTFFKLVAYFHDRHKQITSDLSRGKVWSDYAMEIYNKNEQKIAGHTLRNYNHAEGIYQVVTPYNDHRAGGGNHSHDVRIFDRTCGCGKWQNLKIPCSHAIKVLKGLHLDAPSYIDPCYSLNNAILTYSHNFVVPKSESLWTDVRGPRWVPDPQLLRAKGRPTMSRIRNEMDGVRRERGSRREDPELRKIQPRQRCRVCHQEGHNRRCCPNSHGASTSGSAMN